The window TCTACTGTTATTTTTTATGTAGAGCGGCCCTctaatgttacatgtatattcattcGAGCTCACACGAGATAGCCGATATGCAAGAAGGACAACCTCGAGAAAACAATTCTCTTACATAGTACACTCAGTAGCATTCGCTATTTTTTGCATCCAACAACTTTTCATTTAACAACAGTAACGCAATTCAAATTCTCTTTCCTCCCTCTGGTTTTATTTACCTCATTGGTTCTTCATTTGATTATTTAATGCTATTGGTTCTTCATTTCATTCTCTAACGCTTTTGGCTAAGCTGTAAAATGTCGATTGCACTTTTTACAGCTGGTGCCATCATAGTAGGCAAAATTTGTATTACTTTGCAGTAGAATGAAAAGAGATTAAAAGGGAGGCAACTTATTTTGCAACTTTGCTATCCCCTCTGTTTGATTTTGAATTTCAATTGCACAAGTACGATCTTATTGGACTACTTTCTCGCTATTTTATTAAAACGCTGAAagcaacaacataaaaataattaagaaCCATAttaggctaatagtagctccttgtttaacacTTTCTTGATACTCCAACATTATGTAGAAAATGGTTCGCaatttatgacagtttatgaacaactagttttaggccaAAAGTTGTGCCTAGCCATGCCGATAAAAGTTTCTTATTATTTGTGCGAAATGCTACACGTAGGAGTTTTGCTCggccaaaaaaattgtttgtacaCTAATATCAaatagttcagcagtgcagacaTTGGGTTGAGGTCGGACGGCGTTGTGGAAGGTACTGCACAGCCAGAAGATCAACAAGTAACAATCAGAATGAAACTGGCTGAGcaaataatgcaaatatttttgtttcaaggCTTCAATGGCATTCAAAGATGAAAGGGGAGTTATTGACATAAACGCGAGTGCAGAGTAGTGCAGAGTGGTGCAGAGTAGTGCAGAGTAGTGCAGAGTGTTGCAGAGTGGTGCAGAGTAGTGCAAAGTGTTGCAGAGTAGTGCAGAGTGGTGCAGAGTGGTGCAGAGTGGTTCAGAGTAGTGCAGAGTGGTGCAGAGTGGTGCAGAGTGATGCAGAGTGGTGCAGAGTGGTGCAAAGTAGTGCAGAGTGGTGCAGAGTGGTGCAGAGTGGTGCAGAGTGATGCAGAGTAGTGCAGAGTGGTGCAGAGTAGTGCAGAGTAGTGCAAAGTGGTGCAAAGTAGTGCAGAGTGTTGCAGAGTAGCGCAGAGTAGTGCGGAGTGGTGCGGAGTGGTGCAGAGTGGTGCAGAGTATTGCAGAGTAGTGCAGAGTAGTCAAATGGATTTGACAGTTGCAAGTTGCATCAAGCATGCTGACCAATCAGAGAGACGCATACCGAAGCCAATCAAAGTTTGAGGCTTCAAGCATAGCAGAATAATAGAGAGAACtgtcaataaaataaatagagaGGAGTTGGCTTCTAAAAGGCAGCTGACTACTCGTTCAGAATCTGTTGCTTTAAAGCGTACACAGGTTATGTTATTTGACATATACGCTCACTGTTGCGCGAGAATCTGCGTTTGGGTGTGTGTTACATGCGTGTGTCACATGCATCATCTTTTATCCCATTTTTCTCGCACCTAACCTTGTTGTACTGTCATGTATGTCTGGCCACTTCATGCAATTTTATGTAGTATCTTTACAACCCAAGAAGCAAATTTGCAGGTGACAGTTATAATTAAGTCCATTACTGCCAGTACGTATATCAGTCCAGCCTCGAAATTCTGTGTCATTAAGAAGAGTATCTACAGCTATGTGTGTGTCAAGGATTTGTAATATTTACTAGAAAGGAACAAGtttcattaattttatttaatgttaGAAGCAAAAGATATCACGTACACTTCTACTAGATATAAAGTAACAGAGTCATTATGGGCTGCCTGCAGCCCATAATGACTCTGAGAGTTAATGTTAGTATAACTAGTTTTAGTAtaacagagttataataaaacaacaaaatcaaaGTATTGCCGCTGGCCATGCTGACTGGCCATGCTGACTAGGGTGGTTTCACTCATCATGTTTACTTTGTTACTGTCACATCTGTGTCGTCTACTTCTGTTGTGAATTCTGGGCATGCTAAAATGAAATGAACAGcattaaaactaaaatagaGTTACTATATCTATTACACTTACCTATTCAATATTATATAAACAGTCAAATCTATACACAGACATCTTATTAACCTCACATGAATTCTTCACAAGCTCCTTTGGCTACGGTCATGACTCCTAAaccaaaaactaataaaacttAAACCACTAATTTTTTACGAAACTGAACACATAAAATTTTTTCATACAacctctaacaattattttgaaaatattactgCTGGCTTTTTTAACAGTGCTTAAGCTAACACCCGGTTTCTTGACAGAGAAACGTATATTAAACACTACATATCAAACCATTTATCTTGTTGGATTGATTAACTGTTTccctttttatgattcttgtatggcataatttggaaaacgtttctgtttgaaatgaagtaGTAGCTtacaaaatactaaaaatatatataaagttatagcaCTTATACAAATTTGCAAACCGCCAATCAAAgagtaaacattttgttgatttgTCAATCCCGATTCAAGTCGTTATCTGAATTTTATCAGCAGTTTTGTAGAGGAAAAATCTGGGACAATCCTTActtaataataatgaaataataaaaataattatcatgtgatttttataaaaagaaatgGTTTATATAACTGCTAGACTGATAGTACCTTGGTTCTCCTCTAAATAGTCTCTATGGAATGTCAGGTACTTCCAGCTGTTCTTCTTATTACCACCTCGACCTCTTCTAGAATATAAATAGATCAAACATAGTAGTTGTAGACAGTCATTAGCTATAATATATAAGATCATAAAATGCTATACACCATTTAAATAAACCAATAATAAGATGGTTGCAGAGACTACGAGTGACTCTTACTTACCCAGATCGCTTTTGTCTTACTTCCTCCAcctcatcatcatcatcgtcatcatcatcatcctctTCAGAAGAGCTCTTACTGTTCTCTTTGGGTCTTCTGCCAGACAATTCACTCCACTCATCTAGCTCTTCCATCAGTTGATCAACATACTTCTCTCCACAAGTCGCAGTTATGTTGGCTATTAACTCCTGAATCTCAGCCTTCAGTTCCTGcttttctccttttctctcACCGCCTCTCCCTCTTCCGACCGCTTTTGCCTCAGTTCCGCTCTGCACCAGCAGAACACAGGCTACAACGAAACTCATCAGAAAGACTACCTTCATGTTGAACGGTGGAGTGTAAGTGATGCATATTCCAGCAGCCAGAGGTCTTTTATATACAGACAGTACAATGAGTCACATAAAGCTGACCAGAGTGATGACGTCACTACTGACTGCACATACACACTAGTAATCAATAGCCTCTGAATAGAGCTGTGAAGTGTCTATTGTTGGGAGCTGAGCCGTTCCAGGACTCAGTTTATATCAATTAGCTACTAAAGGCGTGGCAATATTTGCAGTAGGTTTGACGACTGTTgctagatgtacatgtatataaagagattattaaacttttttgtgattttttacCTACGCGCATGACGCAGGTTATGATGTGTCAGCTTTTAGTTGTATTAGTTGCTGAAGTCTGACGTCTGTCTGATGTTAAATCTAAGACAGACGTCTGACATCTGTCTTAAACAGACGTTGCTTATCAGCTTATCAGCAGTTGCTTATTTGTCAATCTTTTATAAtaacaaagttttattttagaaaattatGTGCACATAAGTTTTCTAGTACATATTACGAGGAATTCAAACAGGCCTGTTAGATGCCTGTTGGATTTATCTCTTTTTTAAGAAGCAAACAGCCATGTCACACGCTGCCAGACCTATGCACGGCGACAAATATACATTTACTATAGCATTCGTGTTGTTTAGCACGGGTATGCGCCATGTACCTTAATTGATTTATGATTTATAGCTTAATGTTGCAAGGATATTAAAAAAACTAGGAACAGCTCAAATTAACATATTCTTTAAAAGGCCATTGGCCTCCATCTGTGGCAATTCAGAAtagtattatttataataatgagCAAATTGAGAATACTGCAAGACTTGCATTTCTTCTGTCCTATTGGTATGTTCTCTGCACACATGGACATAGTTATTTATGTTTGTGTGAGCGTTGGTTGGTATACTAAACTACCCATGTGTATATTGAGCTATCGGGATGCTCAATATACACCCAAGCTAAGTGTATATTGAACAACTCTGTTTTTATTTACCAAACCACTGTAATGTGAGTGAATTTATTAAGACAAATAATCTGAAGGCGGGTTTGCGTGAAATACCAGCTTTTAGGCGATGGattgataataataaaaaaatatatttgaatgcAAACCAAATGctagcaatgttcagtattgCAAGACAAACTTGAAAACTCTTGAATACTTTTCATTTAACTTGAAAGTTTGAAAACGTTTGTCCTGGAAACTATTGCTATATCACTACAGAAGACTAAAGTTCGATTGAAAGGGGCTGACAATTGCTCAATGATGCATGCTTGAAAGCTTGGTCATGCACGTTTAGTCATTTTGCTGGCAACATTTGCTATCAtaatagattattatattaactTAAATAAGATTCTATAAAAACCTTTTATATTATGTGACACATAGCGGAGTGGATGGTTGGCTACATAGCTAGAATAGCTATGTAGCCATCCATAATAAACGGAcaagcatttttttatttccCATAATAAAAAATGCTTGTCCGTTTGTCCTAAGGCACcatgtaaagttaaaaaaaaattgcttagtggatgatttgaactcacgacatcCAGCTTGGCCACTCGAAAAGCTTACCCTCAGCTTATTGTCCACTTCCAGTTTATCAGAATAGTTGTGTGCATTCTTATTTTGTGTGCATTATTGGtacatctgacaatctctcacagaaCTGCTAGGGTTTTTGTTACAATAATTGATGTTTGTTATTGACCACTGCTACAGCTGATGCGTAAGCATGCCAAATGATCAGCGATTATTCTATGAAGGAATTACTCTAAATTAAATAAGGTTGTCTGCCCCTGTTTCTACAAAATTAAGTCTTTGTCGCTcttgcaactacatgtatacatatagttGCAAGAgacggctggccggctgagccgccccaactttctagtgatttttggcggctaagtactaagaattgcagtctaagctcattcattCGGAATTTCCAGCAACTAATTTTCTAGCGACTAGCGTTCTATATTGTCTCCAAGGTGATCTCGCAAAACGACTGATCTTGTGAGAGTTTGTTAAGACTTGGAAACTGAGCTTTATTGCTTCTAGTGGGAGTGTGAAGAAGActcccaaacttgcattttccttaCCATAATATAAcgaatcaaaacatcgatgaggagcactatggggcagtctcgtctaaataatcttttaacattacaaatatataaatatgttgaaatagatacagaatcagttgtgaaagatttctgccatggacacattgacagaacaagagctattgcaataaaaaagtaatagctcttgttctgttaATATCTtgtacagaaatctgtagtgtcatgagttttatatcgcaATTTAATTACCGTTCATTGAATAAAGAAATTTTTGCCtgccatgaaccataaacaatatatttatgcagattttgatgcttacaattgatggCATTTATGCATAcgttgagggttgttgatgcttaaaaggtctagAGCTTCTTGGCGCTGCCCCGAACCTCGTCCGGGGGTTTACACCGCCCCCAAACCACCAGGTGTccataactagttgcctaacatttgccgccccaacttgcaaccaggaaATACAGGCCTGGTGTGGGTCTCTATCTAAGTCTGAAGGCGCTGTatgaataactgttgttattctgaaaataactattttatttgatatttttattcCAACTACAgtgtgtttttatatttgctattTGTATCAATAAAATACGTctgaatttttttatcataattacaAACAAAACTGGCTTGCAGTCATGTTGAGACTGCCTTCTAACTTCTAATAACATGCTCCACTGTTATTTTTTATGTAGAGCGGCCCTCTAatgttacatgtacattcattCGAGCTCACACGAGATAGCCGATATGCAAGAAGGACAACCTCGAGAAAACAATTCTCTTACATAGTACACTCAGTAGCATTCGCTATTTTTTGCATCCAACAACTTTTCATTTAACAACAGTAACGCAATTCAAATTCTCTTTCCTCCCTCCAGTTTTATTTGCCTCATTGGTTCTTCATTTGATTATTTAATGCTATTGGTTCTTCATTTCATTCTCTAACGCTTTTGGCTAAGCTGTAAAATGTCGATTGCACTTTTTACAGCTGGTGCCATCATAGTAGGAAAAATTTGtattacattgcagtagaatgAAAAGAGATTAAAAGGGAGGCAACTTATTTTGCAACTTTGCTATCCCCTCTGTTTGATTTTGAATTTCAATTGCACAAGTACGATCTTATTGGACTACTTTCTCGCTATTTTATTAAAACGCTGAAagcaacaacataaaaataattaagaaCCATAttaggctaatagtagctccttgtttaacacTTTCTTAATACTCCAACATTATGTAGAAAATGATTCGCaatttatgacagtttatgaacaactagttttaggctcCAAGTTGTGCCTAGCCACTTGGATAAAAGTTTCTTATTATTTGTGCGAAATGCTACACGTAGGAGTTTTGCTCggccaaaaaaattgtttggacactaatatcaaatagttcagcagtgcagacaTTGGGTTGAGGTCGGACGGCGTTGTGGAAGGTACTGCACAGCCAGAAGATCAACAagtaacaatcagaatgcaactggctgagcaaataatgcaaatatttttgtttcaaggCTTCAATGGCATTCAAAGATGAAAGGGAAGTTATTGACATAGACACGAGTGCAGAGTAGTGCAGAGTAGTGCAGAGTAGTGCAGAGTAGTGCAGAGTAGTGCAGAGTGGTGCAGAGTAGTGCATAGTAGTGTAGAGTAGTGCAGAGTGGTGCAGAGTAGTGCAGAGTAGTGTAGAGTGGTGCAGAGTGGTGTAGAGTGGTGCAGAGCGGTGCAAAGTGGTGCAGAGTAGTGCAGAGTGGTGCAGAGCAGTGCAGAGTGGTGCAGAGTGGTGCAGAGTGGTGCAGAGTAGTGCAGAGTGGTGCAGAGTAGTGCAGAGTGGTGCAGAGTAGTGCATAGTGGTGCAGAGTAGTGCAGAGTAGTGCAGAGTGGTGCAGAGGGGTGTAGAGTGTTGCAGAGTAGCGCAAAGTGGTGCAGAGTAGTGCAGAGTGATGCAGAGTGGTGCAGAGTAGCGCAGAGTGGTGCAGAGTAGTGCAGAGTGGTGCAGAGTAGTGCAGAGTGGTGCAGAGTAGTGCAGAGTAGTGCAGAGTGGTGCAGAGTGGTGCAGAGTAGTGCAGAGTAGTGCAGAGTGGTGCAGAGTAGTGCAGAGTGGTGCAGAGTAGTTCAGAGTGGTGCAGAGTGATGCAGAGTGGTGCAGAGTAGTGCAGAGTAGTGCAGAGTGTTGCAGAGTGGTGCAGAGTACTGCAGAGTAGTGCAGAGTGTTGCAGAGTAGTGCAGAGTGGTGCAAAGTGGTGCAGAGTGGTGCAGAGTAGTGCAGAGTGGTGCAGAGTGGTGCAGAGTGGTGCAGAGTGATGCAGAGTGGTGCAGAGTGGTGCAGAGTAGTGCAGAGTGGTGCAGAGTGGTGCAGAGTAGTGCAGAGTAGTGCAGAGTAGTGCAGAGTGGTGCAGAGTAGTGCAGAGTGGTGCAGAGTAGTGCAGAGTACTGCAGAGTAGTGCAGAGTGTTGCAGAGTAGTGCAGAGTGGTGCAAAGTGGTGCAGAGTGGTGCAGAGTAGTGCAGAGTGGTGCAGAGTGGTGCAGAGTGATGCAGAGTGGTGCAGAGTGGTGCAGAGTAGTGCAGAGTGGTGCAGAGTGGTGCAGAGTTGTGCAGAGTAGTGCAGAGTAGTGCAGAGTGGTGCAGAGTAGTGCAGAGTGGTGCAGAGTAGTGCAGAGTGGTGCAGAGTGGTGCAGAGTAGTGCAGAGTGGTGCAGAGTAGTGCAGAGTAGTGCGGAGTAGTGCGGAGTGGTGCGGAGTGGTGCGGAGTAGTGAAGAGTAGTCAAATGGATTTGACAGTTGCAAGTTGCGTCAAGCATGCTGACCAATCAGAGAGACGCATACCGAAGCCAATCAAAGTTTGAGGCTTCAAGCATAGCAGAATAATAGAGAGAACtgtcaataaaataaatagagaGGAGTTGGCTTCTAAAAGGCAGCTGACTACTTGTTCAGAATCTGTTGCTTTAAAGCGTACACAGGTTATATTATTTGACATATACGCTCACTGTTCCGCGAGAATCTGCGTTTGGGTGTGTGTTACATGCGTGTGTCACATGCATCATCTTTTATCCCATTTTTCTCGCACCTAACCTTGTTGTACTGTCACGTATGTCTGGCCACTTCGTGCAATTTTATGTAGTATCTTTACAACGCAAGAAGCAAATTTGCAGGTGACAGTTATAATTAGGTCCATTACTGCCAGTACGTATATCAGTCCAGCCTCGAAATTCTGTGTCATTAAGAAGAGTATCTACAGCTATGTGTGTGTCAAGGATTTGTAATATTTACTAGAAAGAAACAAGTTTCATTAATTTCATTTAATGTTAGAAGCAAAAGATATCACGTACACTTCTACTAGATATAGAGTAACAGAGTCATTATGGGTGCCTGCAGCCTAGTAtaacagagttataataaaataacaaaatcaaAGTATTGCCGCTGGCCATGCTGACTAGGGCGGTTTCACTCGTCATGTTTACTTTGTGACTGTCACATCTGTGTCGTCTACTTCTGTTGTGAATTCTGGGCATGCTAAAATGAAATGAACAGcattaaaactaaaatagaGTTACTATATCTATTACACTTACCTATTCAATATTATATAAACAGTCAAATCTATACACAGACATCTTATTAACCTCACATGAATTCTTCACAAGCTCCTTTGGCTACGGTCATGACTCCTAAACCAGAAACTAATAAAACTTAAACCaccatttttttacaaaacttaacacATAAAATTTTTTCATACAacctctaacaattattttgaaaatattactgCTGGCTTTTTTAACAGTGCTTCACCTAACACCCGGTTTCTTGACAGAGAAACGTATATTAAACACTACatatcaaaccatttattttattGGATTGATTAACTGTTTccctttttatgattcttgtatggcataatttggaaaacgtttctgtttgaaatgaagtaGTAGCTtacaaaatactaaaaatatatataaagttatagcaCTTATACAAATTTGAAAACCGCCAATCAAAgagtaaacattttgttgatttgTCAATCCCGATTCAAGTCGTTATCTGAATTTTATCAGCAGTTTTGTAGAGAAAAAATCTGGGACAATCCTTActtaataataatgaaataataaaaataattatcatgtgatttttataaaaagaaatgGTTTATATAACTGCTAGACTGATAGTACCTTGGTTCTCCTCTAAATAGTCTCTATGGAATGTCAGGTACTTCCAGCTGTTCTTCTTATTACCACCTCGACCTCTTCTAGAATATAAATAGATCAAACATAGTAGTTGTAGACAGTCATTAGCTATAATATATAAGATCATAAAATGCTATACACCATTTAAATAAACCAATAATAAGATGGTTGCAGAGACTACGAGTGACTCTTACTTACCCAGATCGCTTTTGTCTTACTTCCTCCAcctcatcatcatcatcgtcatcatcatcatcctctTCAGAAGAGCTCTTACTGTTCTCTTTGGGTCTTCTGCCAGACAATTCACTCCACTCATCATCTAGCTCTTCCATCAGTTGATCAACATACTTCTCTCCACAAGTCGCAGTTATGTTGGCTATTAACTCCTGAATCTCAGCCTTCAGTTCCTGcttttctccttttctctcACCGCCTCTCCCTCTTCCGACCGCTTTTGCCTCAGTTCCGCTCTGCACCAGCAGAACACAGGCTACAACGAAACTCATCAGAAAGACTACCTTCATGTTGAACGGTGGAGTGTAAGTGATGCATATTCCAGCAGCCAGAGGTCTTTTATATACAGACAGTATAATGAGTCACATAAAGCTGATCAGAGTGATGACGTCAATACTGACTGCACATACACACTAGTAATCAATAGCCTCTGAATAGAGCTGTGAAGTGTCTATTGTTGGGAGCTGAGCCGTTCCAGGACTCAGTTTATATCAATTAGCTACTAAAGGCGTGGCAATATTTGCAGTAGGTTTGACGACTGTTgctagatgtacatgtatataaagagattattaaacttttttgtgattttttacCTACGCGCATGACGCAGGTTATGATGTGTCAGCTTTTAGTTGTATTAGTTGCTGAAGTCTGACGTCTGTCTGATGTTAAATCTAAGACAGACGTCTGACATCTGTCTTAAACAGACGTTGCTTATCAGCTTATCAGCAGTTGCTTATTTGTCAATCTTTTATAAtaacaaagttttattttagaaaattatGTGCACATAAGTTTTCTAGTACATATTACGAGGAATTCAAACAGGCCTGTTAGATGCCTGTTGGATTTATCTCTTTTTAAGAAGCAAACAGCCATGTCACACGCTGCCAAACCTATGCACGGCGACAAATATACATTTACTATAGCATTCGTGTTGTTTAGCACGGGTATGCGCCATGTACCTTAATTGATTTATGATTTATAGCTTAATGTTGCAAGGATATTAAAAAAACTAGGAACAGCTCAAATTAACATATTCTTTAAAAGGTCATTGGCCTCCATCTGTGGCAATTCAGAAtagtattatttataatattgagAAAATTGAGAATACTGCAAGACTTGCATTTCTTCTGTCCTATTGGTAAGTTCTCTGCACACATGGACATAGTTATTTATGTTTGTGTGAGCGTTGGTTGGTATACTAAACTACCCATGTGTATATTGAGCTATCGGGATGCTCAATATACACCCAAGCTAAGTGTATATTGAACAACTCTGTTTTTATTT of the Watersipora subatra chromosome 4, tzWatSuba1.1, whole genome shotgun sequence genome contains:
- the LOC137395070 gene encoding uncharacterized protein, translating into MSFVVACVLLVQSGTEAKAVGRGRGGERKGEKQELKAEIQELIANITATCGEKYVDQLMEELDEWSELSGRRPKENSKSSSEEDDDDDDDDDEVEEVRQKRSGRGRGGNKKNSWKYLTFHRDYLEENQACPEFTTEVDDTDVTVTK
- the LOC137394868 gene encoding uncharacterized protein isoform X2, with protein sequence MSFVVACVLLVQSGTEAKAVGRGRGGERKGEKQELKAEIQELIANITATCGEKYVDQLMEELDDEWSELSGRRPKENSKSSSEEDDDDDDDDDEVEEVRQKRSGGRGGNKKNSWKYLTFHRDYLEENQACPEFTTEVDDTDVTVTK
- the LOC137394868 gene encoding uncharacterized protein isoform X1, with the translated sequence MSFVVACVLLVQSGTEAKAVGRGRGGERKGEKQELKAEIQELIANITATCGEKYVDQLMEELDDEWSELSGRRPKENSKSSSEEDDDDDDDDDEVEEVRQKRSGRGRGGNKKNSWKYLTFHRDYLEENQACPEFTTEVDDTDVTVTK